Proteins encoded together in one Nitrospiraceae bacterium window:
- a CDS encoding TolC family protein, whose amino-acid sequence MQRTTIFHAVTGPALLAVIFLTGLVWPSSSESRSPSPIETEEWSFEELLPSDSVITLTLQEAVMEALEHNLDIQVSRHTRDVRLTDIVFQQSQFDPTVELGGRYDRTVVPLNRPIFGLGGVTRGSIPDTFDQNETNFRLGLKQKLLTGGSYDLTFDTKRNSVAGSTSFLFNPAYASNLLFNLTQPLLRNFGPTINNIQITLAKNAADVEQLTLLNQILSVIAQVEQAYWELVFARENLKVARATLQAAEELLASNRAKVKAGIMADVEALQAQAGVANQIEQILLAQKTVLDQEDQLRVLLSKSEFNLTQTTPLVPLDPPVQHLQETPLKENLEVAFEHRPDMLQAKKNIETSNVNTRFAKNQLLPDLSFQGSLGLSGLGKNPRDDWDRLGSTDFYNMGGGLVFSYPIGNRSAQSQYQRRVLETQQSQVSLLRVRQQIILDVKEAIRQVQTSFKRTRTTQTARQLSERQLNAEQERLNLGLSTTRLVLEFQRDLRIARGRELRAILDYNQSLSRLRLVTASTLDHYHIEIQ is encoded by the coding sequence ATGCAACGGACCACGATATTTCACGCTGTGACTGGACCGGCCCTTTTGGCCGTGATTTTTCTTACTGGACTCGTGTGGCCGAGTTCCAGCGAGAGCCGTTCCCCAAGCCCTATTGAGACGGAAGAATGGTCATTTGAGGAACTCCTCCCATCTGATTCCGTCATCACGCTGACGTTGCAGGAAGCCGTCATGGAAGCATTAGAACACAATCTGGACATTCAAGTGAGCCGACACACAAGAGACGTTCGACTCACCGACATTGTCTTTCAACAGTCACAATTTGACCCTACGGTTGAGCTCGGCGGACGGTACGACCGGACGGTCGTTCCGCTCAACAGGCCCATATTCGGCCTTGGAGGTGTCACGCGGGGTTCGATTCCAGACACCTTTGATCAAAATGAAACAAACTTCAGGCTGGGATTGAAGCAAAAGTTGCTGACCGGGGGATCCTACGATCTGACCTTTGATACCAAACGGAATTCCGTGGCCGGATCAACCAGCTTTCTTTTCAACCCGGCCTATGCCAGCAATCTACTCTTTAATCTGACGCAACCACTTCTTCGAAACTTCGGACCCACGATCAACAACATACAAATCACCCTCGCAAAAAACGCAGCTGACGTGGAACAACTGACACTCCTGAACCAGATCCTGTCGGTGATCGCCCAGGTCGAGCAAGCGTATTGGGAACTCGTCTTTGCCCGGGAGAACTTAAAAGTCGCCCGCGCAACGTTGCAGGCCGCAGAAGAATTACTCGCGAGCAATCGCGCAAAGGTGAAAGCCGGAATCATGGCGGATGTAGAGGCTCTTCAGGCTCAAGCAGGGGTCGCCAACCAGATCGAACAAATATTGCTGGCCCAAAAAACCGTCCTGGACCAGGAGGACCAACTTCGAGTCCTCCTTAGTAAGTCGGAATTCAACCTGACTCAAACCACACCCCTTGTCCCACTCGACCCACCCGTTCAACATCTTCAGGAGACCCCGCTCAAAGAAAACCTGGAGGTCGCATTCGAGCATCGTCCGGATATGCTTCAAGCCAAAAAGAACATTGAAACATCCAACGTCAATACACGCTTTGCCAAAAATCAGCTTCTTCCCGATCTCTCATTTCAGGGAAGTCTGGGTCTCAGCGGACTGGGGAAAAACCCCCGGGATGACTGGGATCGTTTAGGCAGCACGGATTTTTATAACATGGGGGGTGGACTCGTTTTCAGCTACCCTATAGGAAACCGCTCGGCGCAGAGCCAATATCAACGCCGGGTCCTGGAAACTCAACAAAGCCAGGTCTCTCTTCTACGCGTTCGCCAACAAATAATTCTGGACGTCAAAGAAGCCATCCGTCAGGTACAAACAAGCTTCAAGCGCACCAGAACGACTCAAACGGCTCGCCAATTATCCGAAAGGCAACTCAACGCGGAGCAGGAACGCCTTAATCTCGGGCTCAGCACCACTCGATTAGTGCTAGAATTTCAAAGAGATCTTCGAATAGCCCGGGGGAGGGAATTGCGAGCCATTCTGGACTACAATCAATCATTATCCCGTCTCCGCCTCGTCACCGCCTCTACACTCGATCATTACCACATTGAAATTCAGTAA
- a CDS encoding ABC transporter permease — MLRSIFLDALKNLSGNALRSGLTMLGVIIGVAAVITMIAIVEGGQVWLVNSLERMGTNLLFVWKKRLTVEERQLFAGRNTELRYDDALAIQTRFPDLLVAPIIELDGQLKAGDRDYSGRITGTSPEYSQIRNFRPESGRFVSSVDIKDWNRSVVLGHTIAEVLFGSQPAIGEDVKIGDQRFTVKGIMEPKGEIYGHDYDEMVIIPISTGLRFFQGSDKIRSMIIHVPDRQRMDEISQALHQFLVQRHEGVDDIHIRNQGEFLSAVDQTLLTFRLVLGGIAVIALLVGGIGIMNIMLVTVTERTREIGLRKAIGARRQDILLQFLIESTTISVIGGSIGILVGILAAYGIGDVVARAMPGGGDWGAVVQPTAIAIAFAFAVIVGVGFGLFPAMKASKLEPAEALRYQ, encoded by the coding sequence ATGCTACGTTCAATTTTTCTGGATGCGCTCAAAAATCTCTCCGGGAACGCGCTTCGTTCGGGGCTTACCATGTTGGGAGTCATTATTGGCGTCGCCGCGGTTATCACCATGATTGCCATTGTAGAAGGCGGACAAGTCTGGCTGGTGAATTCGCTAGAGCGCATGGGCACCAATTTGCTGTTTGTCTGGAAAAAGCGGTTGACCGTTGAAGAACGGCAGCTCTTTGCGGGGAGAAATACCGAACTCCGCTATGACGACGCCCTGGCCATTCAAACACGGTTTCCTGATCTGCTTGTTGCTCCCATTATTGAGCTGGATGGGCAATTAAAAGCGGGGGATCGTGACTACAGCGGACGAATCACCGGCACCTCTCCCGAATATAGCCAGATCCGAAACTTTCGCCCCGAATCCGGGCGATTCGTCTCATCCGTCGACATCAAGGATTGGAACCGGTCCGTGGTATTAGGGCACACCATTGCCGAAGTGTTGTTCGGATCCCAGCCCGCCATCGGAGAGGACGTAAAAATCGGCGATCAACGATTTACCGTAAAGGGCATCATGGAGCCCAAGGGGGAGATTTACGGGCATGATTACGACGAAATGGTGATCATTCCTATCAGCACGGGCCTGCGGTTTTTCCAGGGATCCGACAAAATCCGATCAATGATCATTCATGTTCCTGACCGGCAGCGCATGGATGAAATTTCCCAGGCACTGCATCAGTTTCTGGTTCAACGTCATGAAGGGGTAGACGACATCCATATCCGGAATCAGGGAGAATTTCTGAGTGCAGTGGACCAAACGCTGTTGACCTTCCGGCTGGTTCTGGGAGGCATTGCGGTGATTGCCCTCCTCGTCGGCGGCATCGGCATCATGAACATCATGCTCGTAACCGTCACCGAGCGAACCAGGGAGATTGGACTACGAAAAGCCATCGGGGCCAGGCGGCAGGATATTCTGTTGCAATTCCTCATTGAGTCCACGACCATTAGCGTGATTGGCGGGTCCATTGGTATTCTTGTGGGCATTCTTGCGGCCTATGGCATCGGGGATGTCGTCGCTCGGGCTATGCCGGGCGGAGGAGATTGGGGAGCAGTGGTTCAGCCCACCGCCATTGCCATTGCGTTTGCCTTTGCGGTCATCGTCGGAGTGGGATTCGGTCTCTTTCCCGCCATGAAAGCCTCGAAACTGGAGCCCGCCGAGGCTTTGCGCTATCAATAA
- a CDS encoding TIGR00730 family Rossman fold protein, with protein sequence MRYICVFCGSSLGHDPGFTNMAQRLGHALVQQGMGLVYGGGNIGLMGVLASTVLQEGGTVIGVIPKHLAEKELLHQELTATHIVNTMHERKTLMADLSAGFITLPGGFGTLEECCEMVTWAQLKLHHKPCGLLNCFGFFDGLLKFFDHQVHQGFLNLTNRALLLEAATPEDLLPLILDRLEPDVR encoded by the coding sequence ATGCGATATATTTGTGTTTTCTGCGGCTCCAGTCTCGGGCACGACCCAGGATTTACCAACATGGCACAGCGATTGGGTCATGCGCTTGTCCAACAGGGAATGGGCTTGGTCTATGGTGGGGGGAATATTGGACTGATGGGCGTGCTGGCATCAACCGTACTGCAGGAAGGCGGGACCGTCATCGGTGTTATTCCCAAACATCTGGCAGAAAAAGAACTCCTACATCAGGAACTCACAGCCACGCATATTGTGAACACCATGCATGAACGAAAAACCCTCATGGCAGATCTGTCAGCCGGATTCATCACCTTACCCGGTGGATTTGGAACATTGGAAGAATGTTGCGAAATGGTAACCTGGGCGCAGTTAAAACTTCACCACAAGCCCTGTGGCCTGCTGAATTGCTTTGGGTTTTTTGATGGTCTGTTAAAATTTTTCGACCATCAAGTCCATCAAGGGTTCCTCAACCTGACCAACCGGGCGTTACTTCTTGAAGCCGCCACTCCGGAGGACCTGCTACCCCTTATCCTGGACCGACTCGAGCCTGACGTTCGCTAA
- the pafA gene encoding Pup--protein ligase, which produces MMKRIVGLESEYGLTFSPNGRVYLPIEKILGYIFEGLIPNSWPSNAFLTNGARFYQDTGCHPEYSTPECDDLLDLIIHDKAGERILESCLPIAEERLREEGLSGEIFIFKNNTDSLGNTYGCHENFLMRRDVDFWKVSEQLIPFFVTRQIFSGAGKILKVSGKSQYFISQRAQHIHEKTSSSTTSSRSIINTRDEPHADAEKYRRLHIILGDSNMSEFSTYLKVGTAMIVLSMIEDGFTIPHIELEEPVKAIRDISRDPTLKKTVKLEDGSNLTALEIQQTFWERAGEYLALQPPNKVMAEVHYEWGRVLRMLKTSPMALVREIDWITKQWLLENYMANKSCGWDDPRLGMMDLQYHDINRQRSLFHLLAERNHIRKMIDEDAIEQAKTVPPQTTRAKVRGDFIRFARAKNRSYTVDWTYLKLNGYWEETILCMDPFCPFNRRVEELLSQVPHNRLFP; this is translated from the coding sequence ATGATGAAACGCATTGTTGGCCTTGAGAGTGAATACGGCCTGACATTTTCGCCGAATGGACGGGTCTACCTTCCCATTGAAAAAATTCTCGGGTACATTTTTGAGGGACTCATCCCCAATAGCTGGCCGTCCAATGCCTTCCTCACGAATGGGGCGCGATTCTACCAGGACACGGGCTGCCATCCAGAATACTCCACCCCCGAATGCGACGACCTGCTTGATTTGATCATCCACGACAAAGCCGGCGAGCGGATCCTGGAAAGTTGTCTGCCCATTGCCGAAGAACGCTTGCGCGAAGAGGGACTGTCCGGCGAGATCTTCATTTTCAAAAACAATACGGATTCCCTCGGCAACACGTATGGCTGCCATGAAAATTTCCTCATGCGCCGGGACGTGGATTTCTGGAAGGTCAGCGAACAGCTCATCCCCTTTTTCGTCACTCGTCAAATTTTTTCCGGAGCCGGGAAAATTCTTAAAGTATCAGGGAAGTCTCAATACTTTATCTCCCAACGCGCCCAACATATCCATGAAAAAACTTCTTCCTCTACGACGTCCTCCCGGAGCATTATCAATACACGCGATGAACCCCATGCTGATGCCGAAAAATACCGTCGGCTTCACATTATTCTCGGCGATTCCAATATGTCGGAGTTTTCCACCTACTTAAAGGTGGGGACGGCCATGATCGTCCTTTCCATGATCGAAGATGGATTCACCATTCCTCATATTGAGCTGGAAGAACCTGTTAAAGCGATTCGAGACATCTCTCGGGATCCCACGCTCAAAAAAACCGTCAAACTTGAAGATGGGAGCAACCTGACCGCATTGGAAATTCAACAGACCTTCTGGGAACGGGCTGGTGAATATTTGGCGTTGCAGCCTCCCAACAAAGTCATGGCAGAAGTGCATTATGAATGGGGTCGCGTGTTGAGGATGCTGAAAACCTCCCCTATGGCACTTGTCCGCGAAATCGACTGGATCACCAAGCAATGGCTTCTCGAAAATTACATGGCCAACAAATCTTGTGGATGGGATGACCCCCGCTTAGGCATGATGGATTTGCAATATCATGACATCAACCGACAACGAAGCCTATTTCATCTCCTGGCAGAGCGTAATCACATTCGAAAAATGATCGATGAGGACGCAATTGAACAGGCCAAAACGGTTCCTCCTCAAACCACGCGAGCAAAAGTGCGAGGAGATTTCATCAGATTTGCCCGTGCAAAAAATCGGTCGTATACTGTGGATTGGACCTATCTCAAACTGAACGGGTACTGGGAAGAAACCATTTTGTGCATGGACCCTTTTTGCCCTTTTAATCGACGCGTAGAGGAATTGCTCAGCCAAGTGCCTCATAACCGGCTCTTTCCATGA
- a CDS encoding ribonuclease Z (member of metallo-beta-lactamase family; the purified enzyme from Escherichia coli forms dimeric zinc phosphodiesterase; in Bacillus subtilis this protein is a 3'-tRNA processing endoribonuclease and is essential while in Escherichia coli it is not; associates with two zinc ions): MTPSFSPHLVNHPFGDPGLYVDIRWSRRALLFDLGDNGPLSPTQLLRAQDIFISHTHMDHFIGFDRLIRVALGRGKHLRLHGPPGLIENVQGKLRGYTWNLVDGYPLTIEAREYHPTHIQPAYFHAKDAFACKRETVIPGDHSHIFPVLREPALLVKAVALNHRIPSLAFSLEEPFHINIKKARLHEAGLPVGSWLKEVKQLILDGAPDSHIFSATLYVEHQKEERVFNVGTMKREFTTITKGQKIAYVVDCRYDTDNEQRIIQLCQGATTLFCEAPFLEADRDKAANRYHLTARQAGILGRKAGVEQLVVFHFSPRYTGQGDKLHQEAMEAFHGQSSHMT; the protein is encoded by the coding sequence ATGACACCCTCGTTCTCCCCTCATCTGGTGAATCATCCCTTTGGAGACCCCGGCCTCTATGTCGATATACGGTGGAGCCGGCGTGCCCTGCTCTTTGACCTGGGGGATAACGGGCCCTTGAGCCCAACCCAGCTTTTACGGGCGCAGGATATTTTCATTTCTCATACGCATATGGATCACTTTATCGGGTTTGATCGGCTCATTCGTGTAGCCCTGGGTCGTGGCAAACATCTTCGATTGCATGGTCCACCTGGCCTTATTGAAAATGTTCAAGGCAAACTTCGTGGGTATACCTGGAATCTGGTTGATGGATATCCACTGACCATCGAAGCCAGAGAATATCACCCCACGCATATTCAACCCGCGTATTTTCATGCGAAGGACGCCTTCGCCTGTAAACGGGAAACCGTAATCCCAGGCGACCATTCCCACATTTTTCCGGTTCTTCGAGAACCGGCTCTCCTCGTGAAAGCCGTCGCGCTCAACCATCGGATCCCTTCCCTGGCCTTTTCCCTGGAAGAACCGTTTCACATCAATATTAAGAAAGCCCGACTCCATGAGGCAGGTCTTCCAGTAGGCTCCTGGCTCAAGGAAGTTAAGCAGTTAATTTTAGATGGCGCACCGGATTCACACATCTTTTCCGCTACATTATATGTTGAGCACCAAAAAGAAGAACGCGTATTTAATGTAGGCACCATGAAGCGAGAATTTACAACCATCACCAAGGGGCAAAAAATCGCTTATGTGGTTGATTGCCGATATGATACCGACAATGAGCAGCGGATCATTCAATTATGCCAAGGGGCCACAACGCTATTTTGCGAGGCACCCTTTTTAGAAGCCGACCGCGACAAGGCTGCCAATCGCTACCATCTCACGGCGCGCCAGGCAGGAATCCTGGGACGGAAAGCCGGGGTGGAACAACTGGTCGTCTTTCATTTTTCTCCCAGGTATACCGGACAGGGGGACAAACTTCACCAGGAGGCCATGGAAGCCTTTCATGGACAGTCATCACACATGACATGA
- a CDS encoding ABC transporter ATP-binding protein has product MIELNHIVKIYQAGHVEVPALIDITLQVKKGEFVAIIGQSGSGKTTLLDIIGCLSRPTSGEYWLDGDLVNTLPDARLTGIRNKKIGFIFQTFHLLARKTALENVQLPLMYAGASRTIQHDTARTLLTKVGLQDRLQHYSNQLSGGQQQRVAIARALANSPALLLADEPTGNLDSQSGKDILALFEQLHRHGQTIVMITHDPNIAQQAERRITLADGKVVADEYMPQSLPVPG; this is encoded by the coding sequence TTGATTGAGCTCAACCACATCGTCAAAATCTACCAAGCCGGGCATGTCGAGGTCCCGGCCTTAATCGATATTACTCTCCAGGTCAAAAAGGGAGAATTTGTAGCCATTATCGGACAGTCCGGAAGCGGGAAAACCACCCTCCTGGATATTATTGGCTGTTTGAGCCGTCCGACGAGTGGCGAGTATTGGCTGGACGGGGATCTGGTCAACACCCTTCCCGACGCCCGCTTAACCGGCATCCGTAACAAAAAAATCGGGTTTATCTTTCAAACCTTCCATTTACTTGCCCGGAAGACCGCCCTGGAAAATGTCCAACTTCCTCTAATGTATGCGGGCGCCTCACGAACAATTCAACACGACACCGCACGGACATTATTAACCAAGGTCGGCCTGCAAGACCGCCTGCAGCATTACAGCAATCAGTTATCGGGAGGCCAACAGCAACGGGTCGCAATCGCTCGTGCGTTAGCCAACAGTCCAGCGCTACTCCTGGCGGACGAACCCACGGGAAACCTGGATAGTCAATCAGGCAAAGACATTCTTGCGCTCTTTGAACAACTGCATCGTCATGGACAAACCATCGTGATGATTACCCATGATCCGAACATCGCCCAGCAGGCGGAACGCCGCATCACCCTGGCAGATGGCAAAGTCGTGGCCGATGAATACATGCCTCAATCCCTTCCGGTGCCGGGATAA
- a CDS encoding TraB/GumN family protein has translation MAASHHQQGKLRLGCLFILILFVLGTGTVNGQVVGDGYNNSLIYKIQSDTNTVYILGSIHVLAEEYYPLTRSFSYAYYNSQKVVFEIDPEILFSPGSFSQHEKQYTLPKGKTLETVLSPKTYKLVKQKIQALGGNIQDFHPYKPWVLYLTLSGRFDSSIDFRPELGIENHFYRMAKDAGKPTGGLETIQDQLNVFDTLPLNIQDALLQESLAAAGSKEREQAFLHMVKDWHQGNLDGLEQLVESFKTYPLFYNKLLVQRNLNWIPQIESFLQEKKNVLIIVGAAHLAGEDGLLALLKEKGHHLERVSYAMP, from the coding sequence ATGGCTGCATCGCACCATCAACAGGGAAAACTACGCCTAGGCTGTCTGTTCATCCTGATCCTCTTTGTTTTGGGCACCGGAACAGTCAATGGTCAGGTGGTCGGGGATGGGTACAACAACAGCCTGATTTATAAAATCCAATCTGATACGAATACGGTCTATATTTTGGGATCGATCCATGTGTTGGCTGAAGAATACTATCCTCTCACCAGATCCTTCTCCTATGCCTATTACAATTCACAAAAGGTCGTCTTTGAAATTGATCCGGAAATATTATTTTCTCCCGGCTCATTTTCTCAACACGAAAAACAGTACACCCTCCCAAAGGGAAAAACACTGGAAACGGTGCTCTCCCCAAAAACGTATAAGCTGGTCAAACAGAAGATTCAAGCCTTGGGAGGGAACATTCAGGATTTCCACCCCTACAAACCCTGGGTGCTGTATCTCACATTAAGCGGACGATTTGATTCGTCCATAGATTTCCGGCCTGAATTAGGCATTGAAAATCATTTCTATCGCATGGCCAAGGATGCCGGAAAACCGACGGGCGGGCTGGAAACCATTCAAGACCAATTAAATGTGTTCGACACACTTCCACTCAACATCCAAGATGCTCTTCTTCAGGAATCACTCGCCGCCGCCGGATCTAAGGAACGAGAACAAGCTTTTTTACATATGGTAAAAGACTGGCACCAGGGAAATCTCGACGGGTTGGAACAATTGGTGGAGTCATTCAAAACCTACCCGTTGTTCTACAACAAACTCCTCGTCCAACGAAACCTGAACTGGATTCCTCAAATCGAATCGTTCTTACAAGAAAAGAAAAACGTCTTGATCATCGTGGGTGCGGCTCACCTCGCGGGGGAAGACGGATTACTCGCGCTGCTCAAAGAAAAAGGCCACCACCTTGAACGGGTGTCTTATGCCATGCCTTAG
- a CDS encoding peptidoglycan DD-metalloendopeptidase family protein, which yields MSPRHPTASWKVIFVVCLLLASIFPIQIVPSAERNRPGANGHLTGKQGQILWIDVPTSHSTTKVSGLFLKRRIPFFPHGDTHFAGMVGIDMEDPPGIQELSITVHSDSGSEHLSYSVQVIKEDYTVQHLTLPKNTVDLDAKTLQRVQEEKKELAAAFHHVGARPLWDGPFLEPVNGKITGVFGSRRVINGQNRKPHSGEDIAAPKGTPVQAINKGIVVKTVDHFFSGKGVVLDHGVGLFSMYFHLSEVDVTSGQTIQKGEALGKVGATGRATGPHLHWGVHLNGSRINPYALTTLPISN from the coding sequence TTGTCCCCACGCCATCCTACAGCCTCATGGAAGGTCATATTTGTCGTTTGTCTCCTGCTTGCCAGCATTTTCCCTATTCAGATCGTTCCGAGTGCGGAACGGAACCGACCGGGTGCCAATGGCCATCTCACCGGAAAGCAGGGCCAAATCCTCTGGATCGACGTGCCGACATCTCACTCTACGACCAAAGTGAGTGGCCTATTTCTCAAACGGAGGATTCCCTTCTTCCCACATGGTGATACCCACTTTGCAGGCATGGTCGGAATCGATATGGAAGATCCACCGGGAATACAGGAGCTGAGTATTACGGTCCATTCCGACTCCGGATCAGAACATCTCAGCTACTCCGTCCAAGTCATCAAAGAAGACTATACCGTCCAACACCTCACGCTGCCGAAGAATACCGTTGACCTTGACGCCAAAACCTTACAGCGCGTCCAAGAAGAAAAAAAAGAATTGGCAGCGGCCTTTCACCACGTCGGTGCACGTCCTTTATGGGACGGTCCGTTTCTTGAGCCTGTGAATGGGAAAATCACTGGAGTTTTTGGCAGTCGTCGAGTGATTAATGGTCAGAACCGAAAACCCCACTCAGGAGAAGATATCGCAGCGCCCAAAGGTACCCCGGTACAAGCCATTAACAAGGGCATCGTCGTGAAAACAGTCGATCACTTCTTCTCCGGTAAGGGTGTGGTCCTGGATCATGGGGTAGGCCTATTTTCCATGTACTTTCACCTCTCAGAGGTCGATGTCACTTCCGGCCAAACAATTCAGAAAGGTGAAGCCTTAGGCAAAGTCGGAGCCACCGGAAGAGCCACTGGCCCGCATCTCCATTGGGGCGTACATTTAAATGGCTCCCGAATCAATCCATACGCATTGACTACTCTTCCCATTTCAAATTAA
- a CDS encoding DUF3147 domain-containing protein: MPEWVRYGLYFVLGGTLVSVSTYLGSHGRGFLAALASTLPVISGVTFILIFVNAGSVPTVSFAKHLIWLSPPWFVYVGAMIAFVPKIGFWPAYGLAIGLYLAGVGLTRLFVD, translated from the coding sequence ATGCCGGAATGGGTTAGATATGGGTTGTATTTTGTCCTTGGCGGAACATTAGTGAGTGTCTCCACGTATCTGGGCAGTCATGGAAGGGGGTTCCTGGCTGCCTTGGCCAGCACTTTGCCGGTCATCAGTGGAGTAACCTTTATCCTCATCTTCGTCAATGCCGGATCGGTCCCCACCGTCTCGTTTGCCAAACACCTGATTTGGCTTTCTCCCCCATGGTTTGTTTATGTGGGAGCGATGATTGCATTTGTCCCCAAGATAGGGTTTTGGCCGGCATATGGGTTGGCGATCGGATTATATCTGGCCGGAGTGGGACTGACACGACTGTTTGTTGACTAG
- a CDS encoding efflux RND transporter periplasmic adaptor subunit, whose product MKKTFWIVAIIILAGAVGGWVYYFRSTGQPSPETAQHNVVEVVRTSLQTKVSETGTIMPSQTIEIKSQFSGEVAQLFVTAGQEVEKDQVLAIIRQESSQARQVAQLRAGISEERLNVDTAHREWIRAESLFRKGFIPQKELELSHRDYQQSLVRLELAERQLLLALGGNKELYERYRDGSASKTRPEEFQVRSPSQGTVLEILVHTGEIITSGTATFGGGTILMRIADLSHMVVKAKINEVNIPRVSVGQSVDIRLDALPEKLFTGRVMAIAAQGVKENNLVTYEVSIDIEKTHPDLKPMLTANIDIETKRLDNVLTVPLEVLRVNKGDDVVDVLVEGQPQTRKVRVAFRTDTQAIITQGLQEHDQVVVPSFKADEARR is encoded by the coding sequence ATGAAAAAAACATTTTGGATCGTGGCCATCATCATACTTGCCGGAGCAGTGGGGGGTTGGGTGTATTATTTCCGGTCGACAGGTCAACCATCTCCTGAAACCGCACAACACAACGTGGTTGAAGTTGTCCGAACCTCGCTTCAAACCAAGGTGTCGGAGACGGGTACGATCATGCCTTCTCAAACCATCGAAATTAAATCTCAATTTTCTGGGGAAGTCGCTCAATTGTTTGTGACTGCGGGGCAAGAGGTCGAAAAAGATCAGGTTTTAGCGATTATTCGACAGGAATCCAGCCAGGCCCGTCAGGTGGCCCAACTCAGGGCAGGTATCTCGGAAGAACGCTTAAACGTGGATACCGCTCATCGGGAATGGATCCGTGCCGAATCCCTCTTCAGAAAAGGTTTTATCCCTCAAAAGGAATTGGAACTTTCGCATCGGGATTATCAACAATCCCTGGTTCGTCTGGAGTTGGCCGAGCGCCAACTCTTATTGGCATTAGGCGGCAACAAGGAATTGTATGAACGATACCGTGATGGCTCTGCCTCCAAAACCCGCCCTGAAGAATTTCAGGTCCGGTCACCCTCCCAAGGTACCGTCCTGGAAATTCTGGTCCACACCGGAGAAATCATTACGTCCGGAACCGCCACATTCGGCGGAGGAACAATCCTCATGCGCATTGCCGATCTGTCCCACATGGTGGTCAAAGCGAAAATCAATGAAGTTAATATTCCAAGAGTTTCGGTCGGCCAGTCGGTAGATATTCGGCTGGACGCCTTACCGGAAAAACTGTTTACGGGCCGGGTGATGGCCATTGCCGCCCAGGGGGTCAAAGAAAACAATCTGGTGACCTATGAAGTTTCTATCGATATAGAAAAAACCCACCCCGATTTAAAACCGATGCTGACCGCAAACATCGATATTGAGACAAAACGGCTGGACAATGTCCTCACCGTTCCGCTTGAAGTCCTACGTGTCAACAAAGGGGATGATGTCGTGGACGTGCTCGTGGAGGGACAACCCCAGACCCGGAAGGTCCGTGTCGCGTTCCGGACTGATACGCAGGCCATCATCACTCAAGGACTTCAGGAACACGACCAGGTCGTCGTCCCATCCTTTAAAGCCGACGAGGCTCGCCGATAA